The sequence GTATTTCGGTTCATAATACCGGGCCGAAAGAATGGCAGGCGAAGATTCAATCGGCGTCGCTGGCGAATATTCCGGTTACTGCTGCCTGACGAGGTTTATTGCGGTTGGTAAGCGCTTTCCTGATGTTACTTATAAGGACGCAGGAACGCGCGTTTTATTTGGCCGTAGTGATGCCGCGTTGTCGCCTCTTATATAGTCTTAGTTAATAGTCCTTACTAATAGTCTTACAATATGATGACTCCGAGAATGCCGATGGAAAAAGAGAGGCCCATTGGCATTTTTGATTCCGGTATCGGTGGTTTATCGGTTCTTCGTCATATTCGTGACGCCATGCCGTCAGAGAATTTGCTGTATTTTGCAGACTCCGCTCATGCGCCTTATGGCGATAAAACGGAGCAAGCGATCCTGGAACGGTCGCTGTCAATCGCTGAATTTCTGCTCGAACAAAATGCAAAGGCGATAGTAGTCGCCTGTAACACGGCAACGGCCGCTGCAATTAAGGCGATTCGCAGCGCTTATCCCACGTTGGCCGTGGTTGGTATCGAACCCGGGCTGAAACCTGCTGCGCTGCAAACCACGACAAAGAAGATTGGTGTTTTAGCGACGAAGGGCACATTGTCCAGTGCTAGCTTTAACATGTTATCTCAAAAAATTTCAGCCGCAACAGGCGTCCAGTTCACGTTGCAAGCCTGCGTTGGCCTCGCAGATCAGATAGAAAAAGGCGAACTGGATACAGAAACAACGGACTCCATGATATTTCGGTATGTGGCGCCTTTAATTGAACAAAACGTTGATACATTAGTGCTCGGCTGCACCCATTACCCGTTCGTTCGGCCAATGATCGAAAAAATTGTCAAACGCCTTACCTCCACACAGGTTGCGCTCATCGACACCAGCGATGCGGTAACGAAACAGTTGATCCGGATACTTGCGGAATACGATTTGGGCCAAACTAATCCCGAATGTGGGTCTTTGACTGCGTTCACCACTGGCAAGCCAACTGTGCTGAAAAACACCTTTTTTAGTTTGCTGGGATGGCAACCGAGGGTGTTTCAGGTCCCGACGGTACCATGATGAAAAAATAACGCTATTAATCGCATCATTTTCGTATTTTTGAATTGCCAGTACTAATTTTAGTTTGTATAATAGCGAGCTGTTCTGGTCCACAAGATCAAATAGAAATAGTAAGACAGTGGTGGCTGTAGCTCAGTTGGTAGAGTCCAGGATTGTGATTCCTGTTGTCGTGGGTTCGAGCCCCATCAGCCACCCCAATGAAATCAAGCACTTAGCCCACTTTATAGTGGGCTTTTTGTTTTTTTAGGAAGCTAAAACTTCAAATTTAGCAAGATAAATCAAGGGATACCGTGAAAACGGCATCCCTTTTTTTTCTTCAAATTCTGCGTGGTACGTGCATCGCCATTTCTCTGGTTGGGCATAATCTCAACCTGCTCGGTTCCGTTTAGCGGCCATGGCGTATGTAAAGCATAGTCAGCGGGGGTTCCTTGGCAAATCAAATCCGTCGTCTATCTATCTATATATATATAGATAGATAGATAGATAGATAGATACATAGATTGTGCGTCGCCTTTTTGTTAGCAAAAAGAATCGGCGCGAACAATCTCATCTATAAGAAGTAAGTAATTTCATCTTCTTGATCGCGCGCGGGCAGCTTGTCGTGGGCAGAGTAAAGTCTGGCGCAAAGAGATCGGATTTCTGCAGAAGATTGCAGAGTGGCCGCGATGAATTAGAATTATAAAATGACGAATCTGCATAAAAAAGCGGTTGTAGGGCTTCTTCGCCTGCTAATTAGTATGGGCACTTTAGTGTTTGTGCCTGAGCGGACATTGCATTATTGGAGGGGCTGGGCTTTTTTGGGTGTATTTTTGGGCTCTGCGCTGGCGATTACTGTCTATCTGGCAAAAAAAGATCCTAAGCTATTGGCGCGGCGACTAAATATTGGTCCCAGCGCCGAAAAAGTAGAAGGCCAACGCACGATATTAGCGCTGCTCGTCATCGTATTTGCCATGGTGTTTGTTTTGTCCGCCATTGACCATCATTTTGTTTGGTCAACCGTTCCTCTATATATAGTGGTGCTTGGAGATGCTCTTGTCGCCGCGGGGTTCCTTTGTATTTTTTTTGTGTTCAAAGAAAATACCTATGCGTCGGCGATCATCGAGGTCGACGCGAATCAAAAAATCATTTCGACTGGGCTGTATGCATTCGTGCGCCATCCGATGTACGCCGGTGGCGTCGTTATGCTTACTGGCATTCCGCGCGCGCTTGGCGCGTGGTGGGGGTTGTTGTTAGTTGTTTTGATGGCGCTTTTAATTGCGTGGAGGCTCTTTACTGAAGAGATTTTTTTGGCCGAGAATCTTTCTGGCTATGTTAATTACGAAAAGAAGGTTAGGCATCGTTTGCTGCCGTTCATTTGGTGAGGGTACGTGAATGGCGTGGCTTCTTAGAAGTGTTGTTCGCTGCGCAGAGTGTGCGGGCTGCTTTGGCTTCTTCTAATAAGATGCTAATTGTCGAAGTGTTTTCGGCGGTATGTGATGAGGCGCATGAATCCATCGTGATCTCCAATTTTTTCGGGATTAAGTATTATGGAGTACTGAAATAGCGACGGGATTTGCGCGGTAGTTTTGCCTGCTTTCGAGCCGGAATCCGAGATGGAAAAAAAGGTGGTAAAAGTCCTTTTTAAAAGTATTTCAAAATTGTTTATAAAATTGCTTGCCAGTGTTGAGATGTGTTGCTATAGTTCGGCCTCTGTTGAAAACGACGCGAAATACTGAGTACGGCGCAAGCGGTGCGAAGGGCGAAATTGGAGGCGGAAACGAGGTTGTAAAGTGGGGTGTTTTGAGCGGTAGTTGTGAGTTGATTTGGTTTTAAATTGTTTCTAAAATGATTTAAAAAGAAGTTGACGAAAAGTTCGAAGTGCCACATAATCTCATCTCTCTGCTGCTGACAAACAAAACGCTTTGTCAGCGCTGCGAACACCGAGCGTAAGGTTGGGTGTGACGCCAAACAGAGACAGTTCTTTAACAATTAACAGCCGATAAGTGTGGGCGTTTAATGAAAGTGCAGCGTGAACTACTTCGGTGGTTTGCGTATAACTTAAAACATTAAATGTTCACAAAAGAAGAAAATAGGATATTTGCCTGAGTCAAATTGGGGAGATAGCCTGTCAGTATTTTGAGTGAGCGATAGCAGCGATGCTAGGCAGCAATGCCACAAAACAGAGATTAAACTGAAGAGTTTGATCCTGGCTCAGATTGAACGCTGGCGGCATGCCTTACACATGCAAGTCGAACGGTAACAGGGAGCTTGCTCCGCTGACGAGTGGCGAACGGGTGAGTAATATATCGGAACGTGCCTGGTAATGGGGGACAACTAGTCGAAAGATTAGCTAATACCGCATACGCCCTACGGGGGAAAGAGGGGGATTCGCAAGAACCTCTCGTTATCAGAGCGGCCGATATCTGATTAGCTAGTTGGTGAGGTAAAGGCTCACCAAGGCTTCGATCAGTAGCTGGTCTGAGAGGACGACCAGCCACACTGGGACTGAGACACGGCCCAGACTCCTACGGGAGGCAGCAGTGGGGAATTTTGGACAATGGGCGCAAGCCTGATCCAGCAATGCCGCGTGAGTGAAGAAGGCCTTCGGGTTGTAAAGCTCTTTTGTCAGGGAAGAAACGGTCTTGGTTAATACCTGGGGCTAATGACGGTACCTGAAGAATAAGCACCGGCTAACTACGTGCCAGCAGCCGCGGTAATACGTAGGGTGCAAGCGTTAATCGGAATTACTGGGCGTAAAGCGTGCGCAGGCGGTTTTTTAAGACAGGTGTGAAATCCCCGGGCTTAACCTGGGAATGGCATTTGTGACTGGAAGGCTAGAGTGTGTCAGAGGGGGGTAGAATTCCACGTGTAGCAGTGAAATGCGTAGAGATGTGGAGGAATACCGATGGCGAAGGCAGCCCCCTGGGATAACACTGACGCTCATGCACGAAAGCGTGGGGAGCAAACAGGATTAGATACCCTGGTAGTCCACGCCCTAAACGATGTCTACTAGTTGTCGGGTCTTAATTGACTTGGTAACGCAGCTAACGCGTGAAGTAGACCGCCTGGGGAGTACGGTCGCAAGATTAAAACTCAAAGGAATTGACGGGGACCCGCACAAGCGGTGGATGATGTGGATTAATTCGATGCAACGCGAAAAACCTTACCTACCCTTGACATGGCTGGAATCCTTGAGAGATCAGGGAGTGCTTGAAAGAGAACCAGTACACAGGTGCTGCATGGCTGTCGTCAGCTCGTGTCGTGAGATGTTGGGTTAAGTCCCGCAACGAGCGCAACCCTTGTCATTAGTTGCTACGAAAGGGCACTCTAATGAGACTGCCGGTGACAAACCGGAGGAAGGTGGGGATGACGTCAAGTCCTCATGGCCCTTATGGGTAGGGCTTCACACGTCATACAATGGTACATACAGAGGGCCGCCAACCCGCGAGGGGGAGCTAATCCCAGAAAGTGTATCGTAGTCCGGATTGTAGTCTGCAACTCGACTACATGAAGTTGGAATCGCTAGTAATCGCGGATCAGCATGTCGCGGTGAATACGTTCCCGGGTCTTGTACACACCGCCCGTCACACCATGGGAGCGGGTTTCACCAGAAGTAGGTAGCCTAACCGTAAGGAGGGCGCTTACCACGGTGGGATTCGTGACTGGGGTGAAGTCGTAACAAGGTAGCCGTATCGGAAGGTGCGGCTGGATCACCTCCTTTCTAGAGTTTGCCCGGACATTAAGCGTCCACACTTATCGGTGTGTTAGTTAGAAGAAGAACAGTCATATTAGGAACGTGCTAATCAGGACGGGTCTGTAGCTCAGTTGGTTAGAGCACCGTGTTGATAACGCGGGGGTCGTTGGTTCGAGCCCAACCAGACCCACCAGTTATAGAGGTACGATTTAAGGGGGGCTTAGCTCAGCTGGGAGAGCACCTGCTTTGCAAGCAGGGGGTCATCGGTTCGATCCCGTTAGCCTCCACCATTTACTTTTCCGGGCACACCGCCTGGTGCATAAAGTAAGCGTAAAAAATCAAACCTAAGTCAGTATTTGCGCGGGGTAGTAGCGTGAAATAAAAGCGATTTAGGTTTGATCTTTTTAAGATCATTGGCTGTTTGTTCTTTAACAATTTAGAAGAAGTAAAGATTCGTCTGCGCTACGACAGTAGTGTGGATGGGTATGATTGTATCAAATCAAAAAGTATTAAAGAGTTCTCAAAAGAGCATACGTAAGTATGCAAATGCGATAACACTTTGGATACGGCAAACGCTAAAGTAATACTCATAAGTAATATCCTATAACCGGTTTTTGGTCGTGAACGCGATCAGAGGCTAACGTTATAGGGACAAGTGAATAAGTGCACATGGTGGATGCCTTGGCGATTACAGGCGATGAAGGACGTAGTAGCTTGCGATAAGCTGCGGGGAGCCAGCAAACAGGCTTTGATCCGCAGATTTCCGAATGGGGAAACCCACCCTTTATGGGTATTGCATACTGAATACATAGGTATGCAAGGCGAACGTGGCGAACTGAAACATCTAAGTAGCTACAGGAAAAGAAATCAACCGAGATTCCCAGAGTAGTGGCGAGCGAAATGGGAACAGCCTGCACGATTTAGCATCAGCGATAATGGAACACTCTGGAAATAGTGGCCATAGAGGGTGATAGCCCCTTACATGAAATCGGTGGTGTGGAACTAAGTGTGCGACAAGTAGGGCGGGACACGTGTAATCCTGTCTGAACATGGGGGGACCATCCTCCAAGGCTAAATACTCGTAATCGACCGATAGTGAACCAGTACCGTGAGGGAAAGGCGAAAAGAACCCCGGAAGGGGAGTGAAATAGATCCTGAAACCGTGTGCATACAAACAGTAGGAGCGGACTTGTTCCGTGACTGCGTACCTTTTGTATAATGGGTCAGCGACTTACATTCAGTGGCAAGCTTAACCGTATAGGGAAGGCGTAGAGAAATCGAGTCCGAATAGGGCGTTCAGTCGCTGGGTGTAGACCCGAAACCAAGTGATCTACTCATGGCCAGGATGAAGGTGCGGTAACACGCACTGGAGGTCCGAACCCACTAATGTTGAAAAATTAGGGGATGAGCTGTGGGTAGGGGTGAAAGGCTAAACAAACTTGGAAATAGCTGGTTCTCTCCGAAAACTATTTAGGTAGTGCCTCAAGTATCACCATCGGGGGTAGAGCACTGTTATGGCTAGGGGTTCATTGCGAATTACCAACCCATTGCAAACTCCGAATACCGATGAGTGCGAGCTTGGGAGACAGACGCCGGGTGCTAACGTCCGACGTCAAGAGGGAAACAACCCAGACCGCCAGCTAAGGTCCCAAAGATTGGCTAAGTGGCAAACGAAGTGGGAAGGCTAAAACAGTCAGGAAGTTGGCTTAGAAGCAGCCATCCTTTAAAGAAAGCGTAATAGCTCACTGATCGAGTCGTCCTGCGCGGAAGATGTAACGGGGCTAAGCCAGTCACCGAAGCTGCGGATATGTACCTATTTATAGGTCATATGGTAGGAGAGCGTTCTGTAAGCCTGCGAAGGTGTCTTGTAAAGGATGCTGGAGGTATCAGAAGTGCGAATGCTGACATGAGTAGCGATAATGGGGGTGAAAAGCCTCCACGCCGTAAGCCCAAGGTTTCCTGTTCAACGTTCATCGGAGCAGGGTGAGTCGGCCCCTAAGGCGAGGCAGAGATGCGTAGCTGATGGGAAGCAGGTTAATATTCCTGCACCGTCGTGTGATGCGATGGGGGGACGGATCGCGGAAGGTTGTCCGACTGTTGGAATAGTCGGTTTTTGGCTCAGAGAAGGCTGTTAGGCAAATCCGGCAGCGTAATTCAAGGGGTTGAGACGAGTGAATTTATTCATGAAGCAATCGGAAGTGGTTCCAAGAAAAGCCTCTAAGCTTCAGTCACACGAGACCGTACCGCAAACCGACACAGGTGGGCGAGATGAGTATTCTAAGGCGCTTGAGAGAACTCGGGAGAAGGAACTCGGCAAATTTGTACCGTAACTTCGGGATAAGGTACGCCCCGGTAGCTTGACTGGCTCGCGCCAGAAGGGTGAAAGGGCTGCAATAAAAAGGTGGCTGCGACTGTTTAATAAAAACACAGCACTATGCAAACACGAAAGTGGACGTATATGGTGTGACTCCTGCCCGGTGCTGGAAGATTAAATGATGGGGTGCAAGCTCTTGATTGAAGTCCCAGTAAACGGCGGCCGTAACTATAACGGTCCTAAGGTAGCGAAATTCCTTGTCGGGTAAGTTCCGACCTGCACGAATGGAGTAACGATGGCCACACTGTCTCCTCCCGAGACTCAGCGAAGTTGAAATGTTTGTGATGATGCAATCTACCCGCGGCTAGACGGAAAGACCCCATGAACCTTTACTGTAGCTTTGCATTGAATTTTGAACCAATCTGTGTAGGATAGGTGGGAGGCTTTGAAGCGTGAACGCTAGTTTGCGTGGAGCCAACCTTGAAATACCACCCTGGTTTGTTTGAGATTCTAACCTTGGTCCGTTATCCGGATCGGGGACAGTGCATGGTAGGCAGTTTGACTGGGGCGGTCTCCTCCCAAAGTGTAACGGAGGAGTTCGAAGGTACGCTAGGTACGGTCGGACATCGTGCTGTTAGTGCAATGGCATAAGCGTGCTTAACTGCGAGACTGACAAGTCGAGCAGGTACGAAAGTAGGACATAGTGATCCGGTGGTTCTGTATGGAAGGGCCATCGCTCAACGGATAAAAGGTACTCTGGGGATAACAGGCTGATTCCTCCCAAGAGTTCATATCGACGGGGGAGTTTGGCACCTCGATGTCGGCTCATCACATCCTGGGGCTGTAGCCGGTCCCAAGGGTATGGCTGTTCGCCATTTAAAGTGGTACGTGAGCTGGGTTTAAAACGTCGTGAGACAGTTTGGTCCCTATCTGCCGTGGGCGTTGGAAATTTGAAGGGGGCTGCTCCTAGTACGAGAGGACCGGAGTGGACGAACCTCTGGTGTACCGGTTGTCACGCCAGTGGCATTGCCGGGTAGCTAAGTTCGGAAGAGATAACCGCTGAAAGCATCTAAGCGGGAAACTTGCCTTGAGATGATATTTCCCGGGAACTAGATTCCCCTAAAGGGTCGTTCGAGACCAGGACGTTGATAGGCTGGGTGTGGAAGCGTAGTAATACGTTAAGCTAACCAGTACTAATTGCCCGTGAGGCTTGTCCCTATAACCTTAGCAGGTTATAGATTAAGCTAATGAGATATGTGTTTGCCTGAAAAGTGCAATCATACCCAGCAGTGCGGTGACACACCCTTGTCACTGCACTGCAGTAATACAAAACTTTACTTCTTCTAGATTGCGTTGTTTGTTGCCCCATTGGGAACACACGACACTACAGTTTATGCCTGATGACCATAGCGAGTTGGTACCACCCCTTCCCATCCCGAACAGGACCGTGAAACGACTTTGCGCCGATGATAGTGCTGCAACCAGTGTGAAAGTAGGTCATCGTCAGGCTCTTATTAGAAAACCCTCCCCGAGTAATCGGGGAGGGTTTTTGCTTTGCAGAAACGATTTATGCAATGACAACACCCAACACCCAACACCCAACACCCAACACCCAACACCCAACACCCAACACCCAACACCCAACACCCAACACCCAACACCCAACACCCAACACCCAACACCCAACACCCAACACCCAACACCCAACACCCAACACCCAACACCCAACACCCAACACCCAACACCCAACACCCAACACCCAACACCCAACACCCAACACCCAACACCCAACACCCAACACCCAACACCCTCTCAACGTTTAATCTTGAAATTTCCGGACGCCGTGCCCGACCAAGAGACGCCGCTAGTCGATTACCTCCTCTTTGTTGTCTTAACGCTCTTTTTTTTGACGTTGATCAGCGTATTTCCGCTACTTCTCTTCCGTTGCTACCGACGCAGGATAATCGGCAGCAATGGGTACAGTTCGAATAGTCATGTAAATCCGAAAAAATATGATATTTACAATAAAAATGTGGGATTACTAACCGTACTTCAGGTAAGTGATGATAATAAGAGACCTTCAAATCACCCATAATTTTATATTGATCGCGGGTGTCCCACTGATTAAGCTTGTCTGCGCCACTTTTTTATCGGGCTACCTTCGCATCACCGGTCCCTTAAAAGATTATTTAATGTTATCGGAACATGTGTTTTTTTGTAAAATTAGCTGTGCAACGAATGAATTAAGATAGGCTGTATGGGTCCTATTACAGTTAATAACTCAAGGAAATTACACATGAAAAAAATCGCACTTATTCTCGGGTTAACAATGGTTTGTATTGGCGCGCAAGCTGCTGATTGGCAAGTTGTTGGTCAAAGTGATGTATCCAGCCTCCAGTTAGATAAGGATTCTATTAAAGAAACAAACGGCATACGACAAGTATGGTCGATGTGGAACTTTCGAGAGGCGCGTAAGAATGAGGGAGATCCTACGTTTCCGACTTTTAAGTCGTACCAGGATTTGACAGAATATAATTGCGCTGCGAAGACCACGCGATTAGCGCGAGAAATTTTGTTTGTGGAAAATGATGCCAAGGGGGACAAACGCGATCATTCAGAAGCGTTGAAAAATAGTAAGTTTGCCGCACCGGTTAAGGGCTCTTTGGCTGATGGAATTATGACAAATTTCGTTTGTAATCAAACGCTTGGGGCTCAATAATCCCTATCTGAAATAGGAATCGGCGATATGCATATGTCAGAACACCACTTGAATCGCTTTTATTTTAGTCCTGACATGCGTAACTTAATTATCTTCTGATTCCTTTTTTACCCTCTGAGGAAAGCGCTTATAGTGCTGGACCCGATGAATAATAGGATGATGCAAAACCGCTTGCGGTAATTTACTACAATCTGTGGCTCCAGTGTAACTACCGCATGGAAGACAGAATAATTTTCTTCATGCGTTTTTTTATTATTCGCCTTTCTTTCTAATTACTAAAAAATTGGCGCAGTCTGTTATCTGATGTGACATGGATCGTCTTAGATAGGCAATTCATACAAAGAAGACTGTATAATTCTGCCGCGAGTGTCGCCTTCGCATAACGGATAATGCAATCCCCTCCTAAGGGATAGATACAGGTTCGATTCCTGTAGGCGATACCATACTGCGAGATTACGGTCGCATATTTCAGGTTAATAGCGCTATTTTGAATTGAATTTGGTATCCACAATACCGTGTTTCAGTTTGCTATTGATGAGGTACTACAAGGTAATTCCGATACGTACATTGCTTAAATTGCAACTTTTTCAAAAGGGGCGTGTGGCAAAGTCATGTTGAGCGAGCATATTCGAATAAACACGGTGCTGCTGCCAATGGGCCGCTCATTAAATTCCAATTTTTTGGATGCGTGTGACAGGTCATCGAATTCAAGCCGATGCCCTTAGTGAGCTGTATGGTTTTTTGGCTATAAATTACACAACGATCCAACCCGAGCCAACTTAGTGCGGCGATTACTCATAAAATGCAACAACAAGCTATAAAGCGCGTAACTTATAGCGAGATATCGCCACCTATCGGTACAATGCGCAATTCATTCATTTAATTGGCTGCGTGGTGATTTTCGCAGACTCTCTTTTTCTGGTTTTCTACTATGGCAGTCATTTCTATTACCAACGCACAACTTGCGTTCGGTCACGTTGCGCTATTGGATCGCGCTGAATTTTCCCTGGATTCGGGAGAGCGAGTCGGTTTGATCGGTCGTAACGGGACTGGAAAATCCTCTTTGTTAAAAACTATTGCTGGCGTTTCCAAACTGGATGATGGTTTGATGGTGATGCAGCAAGGGATAAAGATCGCTTATGTTGATCAAGAGCCGCATTTTGTTCCTGAAATGTCAGTGTTTGATGCTGTAGCATCCGGCATGGGCGAGATGCAGGCGTTATTGAATGAGTATGACGCATTGACAGGGCAATTTGGTGGGGACGATGACGACGCCATCATGGAGCGCATGCACGTAATCCAGAGCAAGCTTGATGCAGCAGACGCATGGAGTCTGACAAATAAGGTCGAAACCACGCTTGATCGCCTTAACCTGAACAAAGACTCCTTGATGGGTACGTTGTCAGGTGGGATGCAGAAGCGTGTCGCTCTCGCTTGCGCGTTGGTCAGTGCCCCCGACGTTTTGCTTCTCGATGAGCCAACCAACCATCTTGATTTTAGCTCGATCATGTGGCTGGAAGGATTATTGCGCGACTATAAAGGTAGCGTCCTGTTCATTACCCATGATCGTAGTTTCCTGGACAATGTAGCGACACGTATCGTTGAACTTGATCGCGGTCGTATTTTGTCGTTCCCCGGTAACTTTACTGCGTATCAGGTGCGTAAAGCTGAGCAACTCGAAATTGAAGAAGTTGAAAATGCCAAGTTCGACAAATTTCTGGCACAAGAAGAAATTTGGATTCGCAAAGGTGTACAGGCACGCCGTACCCGTGACGAAGGCCGTGTGCGACGTTTAGAATCGTTGCGTCTGGATCGCACAGCGCGGCGCGACCAGCAAGGGCAGGTCAAGCTCGATGTGTCAGCAGGCGAGCGTTCAGGCAAGATTGTCGCTGAGTTGACGGATGTTAATCGCGCCTTTGGTGACAAGGTCATCGTTCGCGATTTCACTGCAACTATTTTACGTGGCGACAAAGTCGGTTTGATCGGGCATAACGGCGCGGGAAAAACCACGTTGCTGAAGTTGATTTTGGGCGAAGATCAACCAGATAGCGGCACTGTCAAACAGGGAACCAAGTTACAGGTTGCCTATTTTGATCAAATGCGGGCGCAATTGGATGACGAAGCAAGCTTGGCAGACACGATAGCACCGGGTAGCGACTGGGTCGAGATTAACGGTCAGCGTAAGCATGTAATGACATATCTGAACGATTTTTTGTTTGCGCCAGAACGCGCTCGGTCTCCCGTTAAATCATTGTCCGGTGGTGAGCGTAACCGACTATTGCTAGCGCGCCTTTTTGCAAAACCAGCCAATGTGTTGGTATTGGATGAGCCGACCAACGATCTGGATATTGATACGCTCGAGTTGTTGGAAGAGTTGCTGGAAGATTATAAGGGCACTGTGTTTCTGGTCAGTCATGACCGTACCTTCCTCGACAATGTCGTGACGCAGGTTATCGCGGCAGAAGGCGGCGGTTTGTGGCGTGAATATGTCGGTGGCTATAGCGATTGGGAGCGCGTGCGTCCAAGTCCTGCAGCATTGGCGGCTAAAGTCAAAGCCGAAACTAAGGCAGAAGTTATACAAGCTCCAGCGGCAAAGCAAAAAAAGCTCAGCTATAAAGAGCAACGTGAACTGGATGAGTTGCCGGTACTTATTGCGAAATTGGAAGCAGAGCAAAAGGCGATTACCGCGCAATTGGCTGATCCTGAGTTGTATGTTAAAAAGCCGGATGAAGTGAAGCGCTTGAACCTGCGCTTTACCGAACTAGATAGTTTGTTGCTCGAAGCGTTGGAAAAATGGGAAGTGATTGAAGCCCGCAACAAAGGTTAACTGCCAAGGCCGTTAATTGTTACGACGAAAAGACATGAAAAATAGGTCGACAGCCAGTATATTTGAACGACGACAATTCAGGTATAACGCTGTCGATTGTATGTTTGCTTTCGTTATTAATTCAGTTTTTTGCACGCTTTTCGCAGTTCACGTGCTTGCGCGCGCAATGCATCAGCATCTTGTGCATGTGGTCGTTGGGTCAGATAATTTTCAATATCGTCTAAAGCTGCTTGCGGACAATCCAAGTGTGCGTAAGCCGCGCCGCGATCACGCAACTCAATGGGATCATTGGGCCGTAGTATCAGCAAGCGTTGCTGCAGTTTCAGTAAGGGCTCCCAATGCTGTCCTTGTGTGAATATTATTTTAAGGTTGCGTAACAGACGACCTAAAATTTCGTGAGGATGGGCGTTTTGCAAATAAGGTTGTAGCGATATTTTCTTTTCTTTGCCCTGAGACGGCGAAGTCCGTAAATAGGGCTCCAGTCTTTCTTCGAGTTCTACATGCGATAGACTTGACCCATTTAAGGGGTCTATCACAATATCACCCGAGGAAACAGTCAGTTTCATCAAGAAATGGCCGGGGAATGAAATTCCGTGTATTGGTAATCCCACCTGTTGCGCCAATTCCATATAAATGATCGCCAGCGAAATAGGAATACCGCGCCGCGAATTAATGACGCATTGCAGATAGCTATTATCAGGGTCGTAATAATTATTAACATTACCTGCGAACCCTAACTCTCGAAAAAAGAAATTATTTAATAACTGTAACTTTTTAATCTGTGAAGCATCTGCGTGAATGCGTTGCTTCAATGTATTGGCGAATTTATCCACAGCAATCTGTGGAGCATTTAGATCCAATGCTGGATAGGGGTCTTGCGCAATGGCAAGTGCCGCTTCAAATAGCGGCACGCTATTGGCCTCTTGCACCAGGGTCGTAAAGTAATTTAGAGAAGAGATCATGTTAAGTATGCTACCAAATAATATCTAATGTAGCTCAGCTTATCGATTAGTGCGAGGAACGTTTGAAATCTTGAAATCGAAACCCCATTGCAAGAAGTGCCCCAAAGTAGGTGATCCCACAAGCCACAAGAACGGCCATCAGCGCACCGACGCGAGCGATCGAATTGGTATGTAGTCCAATCCAGTCAAAGCGCTCTGCGGTCCATAGTGCGACTGCAGCCATCAGGCAAAGAGCGCCCACCAAGCGGATAAAATATAGCATCCAGCCTTTTTCCGGTTTGTAGATACCACGCCGTAACAGACTCCACAGCAAAAGTCCTGCGTTCATGCAGGCACCAAAACTGATTGATAACGCCAATCCTGCTACTGCAAAAATCGGGACAAATA is a genomic window of Glaciimonas sp. CA11.2 containing:
- a CDS encoding ATP-binding cassette domain-containing protein, encoding MAVISITNAQLAFGHVALLDRAEFSLDSGERVGLIGRNGTGKSSLLKTIAGVSKLDDGLMVMQQGIKIAYVDQEPHFVPEMSVFDAVASGMGEMQALLNEYDALTGQFGGDDDDAIMERMHVIQSKLDAADAWSLTNKVETTLDRLNLNKDSLMGTLSGGMQKRVALACALVSAPDVLLLDEPTNHLDFSSIMWLEGLLRDYKGSVLFITHDRSFLDNVATRIVELDRGRILSFPGNFTAYQVRKAEQLEIEEVENAKFDKFLAQEEIWIRKGVQARRTRDEGRVRRLESLRLDRTARRDQQGQVKLDVSAGERSGKIVAELTDVNRAFGDKVIVRDFTATILRGDKVGLIGHNGAGKTTLLKLILGEDQPDSGTVKQGTKLQVAYFDQMRAQLDDEASLADTIAPGSDWVEINGQRKHVMTYLNDFLFAPERARSPVKSLSGGERNRLLLARLFAKPANVLVLDEPTNDLDIDTLELLEELLEDYKGTVFLVSHDRTFLDNVVTQVIAAEGGGLWREYVGGYSDWERVRPSPAALAAKVKAETKAEVIQAPAAKQKKLSYKEQRELDELPVLIAKLEAEQKAITAQLADPELYVKKPDEVKRLNLRFTELDSLLLEALEKWEVIEARNKG
- a CDS encoding isoprenylcysteine carboxylmethyltransferase family protein, giving the protein MTNLHKKAVVGLLRLLISMGTLVFVPERTLHYWRGWAFLGVFLGSALAITVYLAKKDPKLLARRLNIGPSAEKVEGQRTILALLVIVFAMVFVLSAIDHHFVWSTVPLYIVVLGDALVAAGFLCIFFVFKENTYASAIIEVDANQKIISTGLYAFVRHPMYAGGVVMLTGIPRALGAWWGLLLVVLMALLIAWRLFTEEIFLAENLSGYVNYEKKVRHRLLPFIW
- a CDS encoding SirB1 family protein is translated as MISSLNYFTTLVQEANSVPLFEAALAIAQDPYPALDLNAPQIAVDKFANTLKQRIHADASQIKKLQLLNNFFFRELGFAGNVNNYYDPDNSYLQCVINSRRGIPISLAIIYMELAQQVGLPIHGISFPGHFLMKLTVSSGDIVIDPLNGSSLSHVELEERLEPYLRTSPSQGKEKKISLQPYLQNAHPHEILGRLLRNLKIIFTQGQHWEPLLKLQQRLLILRPNDPIELRDRGAAYAHLDCPQAALDDIENYLTQRPHAQDADALRAQARELRKACKKLN
- the murI gene encoding glutamate racemase is translated as MMTPRMPMEKERPIGIFDSGIGGLSVLRHIRDAMPSENLLYFADSAHAPYGDKTEQAILERSLSIAEFLLEQNAKAIVVACNTATAAAIKAIRSAYPTLAVVGIEPGLKPAALQTTTKKIGVLATKGTLSSASFNMLSQKISAATGVQFTLQACVGLADQIEKGELDTETTDSMIFRYVAPLIEQNVDTLVLGCTHYPFVRPMIEKIVKRLTSTQVALIDTSDAVTKQLIRILAEYDLGQTNPECGSLTAFTTGKPTVLKNTFFSLLGWQPRVFQVPTVP
- a CDS encoding surface-adhesin E family protein encodes the protein MKKIALILGLTMVCIGAQAADWQVVGQSDVSSLQLDKDSIKETNGIRQVWSMWNFREARKNEGDPTFPTFKSYQDLTEYNCAAKTTRLAREILFVENDAKGDKRDHSEALKNSKFAAPVKGSLADGIMTNFVCNQTLGAQ